In one Nitrososphaera viennensis EN76 genomic region, the following are encoded:
- the tes gene encoding tetraether lipid synthase Tes has product MELIHISNMSSKNVAARKTIRFTQSICPDCNMILDAEVFEREGKVFMSKTCPTHGETEELYFGSYEMYKKFSTYWMDGKGAHAPNVMIDKCACPNNCGLCTNHLSHSGLSNMIITNRCDLTCWYCFFYVKKGLEGAYLYEPNHEQVRAMMKTLKAEKPIAGNSIQITGGEPMLRDDITELIKIMKEEGVDHVQLNTNGIKLAMSPETMRQVRNSGVSNLYLSFDGVTPRTNPKNHWEIPYTLESARKCGMTVVFVPTVIKSINDHELGGIIRYAQKHMDVVHAVNFQPVSLTGRMGKKEREKYRITIPDCIERIEEQTNGEISKDAWFPVPSCMPMTNIIEAFSKKPKYELSIHFACGAGTYVFEDTQTRKLTPLTSFVDIKGVLEYFEEKADEIRSGANRYWTMLEVVRKLKTFVDKDKQPHGLDLAKMFSSILLKRNFDSVGNWHVRSLFLGMMHFQDKYNEDLERLQRCDIHYLTPDLRIIPFCAFNVIPEWYRDRIQKKYSIPVEEWEQAHGQTLEAGLYRGLMRRGKPEAQMGCALSEMHREAAMANDDHKGVELRNNMAGA; this is encoded by the coding sequence ATGGAGCTAATTCATATTAGCAATATGTCCAGCAAGAATGTTGCTGCAAGGAAGACGATAAGGTTCACGCAGAGCATCTGCCCGGACTGCAACATGATTCTGGACGCAGAAGTCTTTGAAAGGGAAGGCAAGGTTTTCATGAGCAAGACCTGCCCGACGCACGGCGAGACCGAGGAACTGTATTTCGGCTCTTATGAAATGTACAAGAAATTCAGCACCTACTGGATGGACGGCAAGGGTGCACACGCCCCAAACGTCATGATTGACAAGTGCGCATGCCCGAACAACTGCGGCCTTTGCACTAACCACCTTTCACACTCTGGCCTTTCCAACATGATTATCACCAACAGGTGCGACCTCACGTGCTGGTACTGTTTCTTTTACGTCAAGAAGGGCCTCGAAGGCGCCTACCTCTACGAGCCAAACCACGAGCAGGTGAGGGCCATGATGAAGACGCTCAAGGCGGAAAAGCCAATCGCAGGCAACTCTATCCAGATCACCGGCGGCGAGCCGATGCTTCGCGACGACATTACCGAACTCATCAAGATAATGAAGGAGGAGGGCGTCGACCACGTGCAACTCAACACCAACGGCATCAAGCTGGCCATGTCGCCAGAGACGATGCGTCAGGTGAGAAACTCTGGCGTGAGCAACCTCTACCTCTCGTTCGACGGCGTGACGCCGAGGACAAACCCCAAGAACCACTGGGAGATCCCATACACTCTGGAATCCGCGCGCAAGTGCGGCATGACAGTCGTATTCGTACCTACGGTCATCAAGTCTATCAACGACCACGAGCTGGGCGGAATCATCCGCTATGCGCAAAAGCACATGGATGTCGTTCACGCAGTGAACTTCCAGCCGGTGTCGCTGACAGGCAGGATGGGCAAAAAAGAGCGCGAGAAGTACCGCATCACGATTCCTGACTGCATTGAAAGAATTGAGGAGCAGACAAACGGCGAGATCAGCAAGGACGCATGGTTCCCGGTCCCGTCGTGCATGCCCATGACAAACATCATCGAGGCGTTCAGCAAGAAGCCAAAGTACGAACTCTCCATACACTTTGCATGCGGAGCAGGCACCTATGTCTTTGAAGACACGCAGACAAGGAAGCTCACACCGCTGACATCGTTTGTCGACATCAAGGGCGTCCTTGAATACTTTGAAGAAAAGGCCGACGAGATCAGGTCCGGCGCAAACCGCTACTGGACAATGCTCGAAGTCGTCCGCAAGCTCAAGACGTTCGTCGACAAGGACAAGCAGCCGCACGGCCTCGACCTTGCCAAGATGTTCTCCAGCATACTGCTAAAGCGCAACTTTGACTCGGTCGGCAACTGGCACGTGAGGTCGCTGTTCCTTGGCATGATGCACTTCCAGGACAAGTACAACGAGGACCTGGAAAGGCTCCAGAGGTGCGACATACACTACCTGACGCCAGACCTGAGAATCATACCGTTCTGCGCCTTCAACGTCATCCCAGAATGGTACAGGGACAGGATACAGAAGAAATACTCCATCCCTGTGGAAGAGTGGGAGCAGGCACACGGCCAGACACTCGAAGCAGGCCTTTACCGCGGCCTGATGAGGCGTGGCAAGCCAGAGGCACAGATGGGCTGCGCCCTCTCCGAGATGCACAGGGAAGCCGCGATGGCAAACGACGACCACAAGGGCGTCGAGCTGCGCAACAACATGGCCGGCGCGTAA
- a CDS encoding TrmB family transcriptional regulator: MSISDRSRKAMEDLGMTGYEIRVYTSLLEVGAMTAADISKKSGVPYSKIYEVLNSLEDKGWLESDSSRPQKFFPKSPSTALEAMRMRSENNFRESQAAIMNELMPIYTKSGIKEKPEIWVVRGIYNIAAKVSEIVENCQHELLVALPSVAQDVAKPMQPVLRTLHERGVKINVLASEDTSTDIVRALSRVAEVKLKTDMFGGGVIGDGKHVMILLGEGMVENGMIDPIAIWADHAALAGFAKDYFRYLWADAKAQQKKTSSSNNNR, from the coding sequence TTGAGCATTTCCGACAGGTCGCGGAAAGCGATGGAAGATCTTGGTATGACCGGCTATGAAATACGCGTCTACACTTCATTGCTTGAAGTCGGCGCCATGACTGCGGCCGACATCAGCAAAAAGTCGGGCGTTCCATATTCCAAGATTTACGAGGTGTTAAACAGCCTTGAAGACAAGGGCTGGCTAGAGTCGGACAGCTCGCGCCCGCAAAAGTTCTTTCCCAAGTCGCCATCCACCGCCCTTGAGGCAATGAGGATGAGAAGCGAGAACAACTTTCGTGAAAGCCAGGCCGCGATTATGAACGAGCTCATGCCCATCTACACGAAAAGCGGCATCAAGGAGAAGCCCGAGATATGGGTCGTGAGAGGCATCTACAACATTGCCGCCAAGGTCAGCGAGATAGTGGAAAACTGCCAGCACGAACTGCTCGTGGCGCTGCCAAGCGTCGCGCAGGACGTTGCCAAGCCGATGCAGCCGGTGCTCCGCACGCTGCATGAGCGCGGGGTGAAGATAAACGTCCTTGCGTCTGAAGACACCAGCACGGACATTGTAAGGGCGCTGTCAAGGGTCGCAGAGGTAAAGCTAAAGACCGACATGTTTGGCGGAGGGGTTATCGGCGACGGCAAGCACGTCATGATACTGCTCGGAGAAGGCATGGTCGAGAACGGCATGATAGACCCGATAGCGATATGGGCGGACCATGCGGCACTGGCAGGCTTTGCCAAGGACTACTTCCGCTACCTCTGGGCTGACGCCAAGGCGCAGCAGAAAAAGACCAGTAGCAGCAACAATAACAGATAA
- a CDS encoding metal-dependent transcriptional regulator — MYLKAIWYIREKGEEVKVSSIAKLLNVTQPSVVQMLRKLNDLNLVHYTKGSVELTSEGDRIGKQMIRNTRLLEVLMKDALKIEIDEEMVCGIEHHMKNIFTDALCTLLKHPRKCPHGHDIPRGRCCSA, encoded by the coding sequence ATGTACCTGAAGGCGATATGGTACATCAGGGAAAAGGGCGAGGAAGTCAAGGTAAGCTCCATTGCAAAGCTGCTAAACGTCACCCAGCCTTCCGTAGTCCAGATGCTGCGCAAGCTCAACGACCTGAACCTCGTCCACTATACCAAGGGCAGCGTCGAGTTGACAAGCGAGGGCGACAGGATTGGCAAGCAGATGATACGCAACACCCGCCTGCTGGAGGTCCTCATGAAGGACGCGCTGAAAATAGAGATAGACGAGGAGATGGTCTGCGGGATCGAGCACCACATGAAAAACATCTTTACCGACGCCCTGTGCACGCTTTTAAAGCACCCAAGGAAATGCCCCCACGGACACGACATACCAAGGGGCCGCTGCTGCTCTGCCTAG
- a CDS encoding mRNA surveillance protein pelota, with protein sequence MIVKQSDHSANALLVIPEDADDLFTLRRMVAPGDYAIADTTRVVKQESEYGRPDRGERVKVRLTIRVDRVELDASVDRLRVSGTITHTSNELVSKGVHHALSVQAGDVLTIDKGRKWQDVELRLLRRSGDGSSSFILVAIDTQEAAVARVTGTHVKIIPNIYSGQQGKRYPATTKNASLDSFFADTAKTVSSVLSEGDRIIVFGPGETRRRFYNALDRNGLPKERAQVVDGVDVAGEDGVFVFLRSPAMKDAMSASKLATVSAMLDQVMLMVNRGENKYAVGLKDITDAASIKAVEAIIFSDSVFKTADEEAVVRLLNSVESYGAKTYAVDSSTDIGLRVSSLGGMVALLRYAVR encoded by the coding sequence ATGATCGTAAAGCAGAGCGACCATTCTGCAAACGCGCTCCTAGTGATCCCGGAGGACGCTGACGACCTCTTTACGCTCAGGCGCATGGTTGCGCCCGGCGACTATGCGATAGCGGACACGACGCGCGTGGTCAAGCAGGAAAGCGAATACGGCAGGCCCGACAGGGGCGAGCGCGTCAAGGTCCGGTTAACAATCAGGGTAGACAGGGTGGAGCTTGATGCGTCGGTGGACCGGCTGCGCGTCTCTGGCACAATTACGCACACCAGCAACGAGCTCGTGTCAAAGGGGGTGCACCACGCGCTTTCGGTGCAGGCCGGCGACGTTTTGACCATAGACAAGGGCCGCAAGTGGCAGGACGTGGAGCTGAGGCTGCTAAGGAGATCGGGCGACGGCTCGTCGTCGTTCATACTGGTGGCAATCGACACGCAGGAGGCCGCAGTCGCAAGGGTCACCGGGACGCACGTCAAGATAATACCAAACATCTATTCCGGCCAGCAGGGCAAGCGCTACCCTGCAACAACAAAGAACGCAAGCCTGGACTCATTCTTTGCAGACACTGCCAAGACGGTTTCCTCCGTCCTTTCAGAAGGCGACAGGATAATCGTCTTTGGGCCCGGCGAGACCCGCAGGCGCTTTTACAACGCGCTTGACAGAAACGGCCTGCCAAAAGAGCGGGCGCAGGTGGTAGACGGCGTCGACGTAGCAGGCGAGGACGGCGTCTTTGTTTTCCTGCGGTCGCCGGCCATGAAGGACGCCATGAGCGCAAGCAAGCTTGCCACGGTGTCGGCCATGCTCGATCAGGTGATGCTCATGGTCAACAGGGGCGAGAACAAGTACGCAGTCGGCCTCAAGGACATCACCGACGCCGCAAGCATCAAGGCGGTAGAGGCCATCATATTTTCAGACTCGGTCTTTAAAACCGCTGACGAGGAGGCGGTGGTAAGGCTGCTCAACTCTGTCGAAAGCTATGGCGCCAAGACGTACGCGGTCGACTCGTCAACTGACATTGGCCTGCGCGTTTCATCGCTTGGAGGGATGGTCGCGCTTCTTCGCTACGCGGTGCGCTGA
- the cutA gene encoding divalent-cation tolerance protein CutA yields MSKAKAVIVVSTFSTEESAAEIGKKLVEKGLCACVNFTKIRSIYSWKGRVEDQPEYIAFFKVAKGSAKALKEELARVHPYDVPEIVEIKMSDVSKPYLSWLVDAESAHRVAKKRDHPSKR; encoded by the coding sequence ATGAGCAAGGCCAAGGCCGTAATCGTCGTTTCGACGTTTTCGACAGAAGAGTCTGCTGCCGAAATAGGGAAAAAGCTTGTCGAAAAGGGCCTGTGCGCATGCGTCAATTTTACCAAGATCCGCTCCATCTACTCCTGGAAGGGCAGGGTGGAGGACCAGCCCGAATACATCGCCTTTTTCAAGGTCGCCAAGGGTTCTGCAAAGGCGCTCAAGGAGGAGCTTGCCCGGGTGCACCCGTACGACGTGCCGGAGATAGTGGAGATAAAGATGAGCGACGTGTCCAAGCCGTACCTTTCGTGGCTTGTTGATGCCGAGTCAGCGCACCGCGTAGCGAAGAAGCGCGACCATCCCTCCAAGCGATGA
- a CDS encoding DUF354 domain-containing protein: protein MRIWFDVLTPKQVMFFKDAAASLREKGHEVLCTSRDYREAVELARIKGLDLKLVGRHGGPERYGKLAASAERMRALADVISGFAPDVAVTFSSPEGARVAFGLGVRHIGFNDSPHAEAVARLTVPLMSRLLCPWVIPYSSWTGFGISRKNIARYHALDPAAWLKGDDSARTAGAEPGGKKEKTVLIRLEESKASYIADKKLASTALVDAVVADELAQRVDIVILCRYSDQIEEAKARYGSKARIIESVVDGVPLIKSADLFIGAGGTMSAEAALLGVPTISIAPVRYHVEDYLVRSGLVARARDPGALARLASRMLAGEKFRKAQKKKAERVLASMENPTRKMLAAILQDHKL from the coding sequence TTGAGGATCTGGTTTGATGTCCTGACTCCAAAGCAGGTGATGTTCTTCAAAGACGCGGCGGCATCCCTGCGGGAAAAAGGGCACGAAGTCCTTTGCACATCGCGCGACTACCGCGAGGCAGTCGAGCTTGCAAGGATAAAAGGATTGGACCTGAAACTGGTCGGGAGGCACGGCGGCCCCGAGAGGTACGGCAAGCTGGCGGCAAGTGCCGAGCGGATGCGCGCCCTTGCAGACGTAATCAGCGGGTTTGCGCCAGACGTTGCAGTCACGTTTTCGTCGCCCGAGGGCGCAAGGGTCGCGTTTGGCCTTGGCGTCAGGCACATCGGCTTTAACGACTCGCCGCACGCAGAGGCGGTGGCAAGGCTCACCGTGCCCCTCATGAGCAGGCTCTTGTGCCCGTGGGTGATACCGTACTCGTCGTGGACAGGCTTTGGCATTTCAAGGAAAAACATTGCGCGCTATCATGCCCTGGACCCCGCGGCCTGGCTCAAGGGCGACGATTCCGCACGCACGGCTGGAGCAGAGCCCGGCGGCAAGAAAGAAAAGACAGTGCTCATCAGGCTGGAGGAAAGCAAGGCGTCATACATCGCCGACAAAAAGCTGGCAAGCACGGCCCTTGTGGACGCCGTTGTGGCAGACGAGCTTGCGCAGCGCGTAGACATTGTGATTTTGTGCAGGTACAGCGACCAGATAGAAGAGGCAAAGGCAAGGTACGGAAGCAAGGCAAGGATAATCGAAAGCGTGGTTGACGGCGTCCCACTGATAAAGTCTGCCGACCTGTTCATAGGGGCCGGCGGGACCATGAGCGCCGAAGCAGCGCTCCTTGGCGTCCCGACGATATCCATAGCGCCGGTCAGGTACCACGTGGAGGACTATCTCGTCAGGTCAGGCCTGGTGGCAAGGGCCCGCGACCCGGGCGCACTTGCAAGGCTTGCCAGCAGGATGCTTGCAGGCGAGAAATTCCGCAAGGCGCAAAAGAAAAAGGCCGAGCGCGTGCTTGCCTCGATGGAGAACCCGACCAGGAAGATGCTTGCGGCAATACTGCAGGATCATAAATTATAA
- a CDS encoding 2-hydroxyacid dehydrogenase encodes MGRNNNKVYVTRRLPGPALEMLKGLGVTLHKGQEPPTKKEILKNVAGKDAILCMLSDRIDKEVMDAAGPQLKIISSYSTGFEHIDVAEATKRGIYVTYTSDILAEATADITFALLLACARNVVAGDRMVRQKKWKVGWMPDLLLGHNVHGATIGIIGLGKIGSAVARRARGFGMEILYYSRRRNEAAEKELGARYASLDDLLAHSDFVTIHTTLNDASKHLINRERLEKMKKTAFLINTARGAVVNERDLVSALKKGTIAGAGLDVFEKEPLGKSPLVAMKNVVLLPHIGSADRMTRSRMAEVAAKSILDVLAAGKEPDPKFLVNPQARR; translated from the coding sequence GTGGGAAGAAACAACAACAAGGTCTATGTTACAAGGAGGCTCCCGGGACCCGCCCTTGAAATGCTAAAGGGACTTGGCGTGACGCTGCACAAGGGGCAGGAACCACCCACAAAAAAAGAGATCCTGAAAAACGTCGCCGGCAAGGACGCGATCCTCTGCATGCTTTCAGACAGGATAGACAAAGAGGTCATGGACGCGGCGGGGCCACAGCTAAAGATAATCAGCTCGTACAGCACCGGCTTTGAACACATCGATGTCGCCGAGGCTACCAAGCGCGGCATCTATGTCACGTACACGTCAGACATCCTTGCAGAAGCGACCGCAGACATTACTTTTGCGCTCTTGCTTGCCTGCGCGCGCAACGTCGTCGCAGGCGACAGGATGGTCAGGCAGAAAAAGTGGAAGGTGGGGTGGATGCCCGACCTGCTCCTTGGCCATAACGTGCATGGCGCCACCATCGGCATCATCGGCCTTGGCAAGATAGGCTCTGCCGTCGCAAGGCGCGCAAGGGGCTTTGGCATGGAGATACTGTACTACAGCCGCAGGCGCAACGAAGCGGCTGAAAAGGAGCTTGGCGCCAGGTACGCCAGCCTCGACGACCTGCTTGCGCACAGCGACTTTGTCACCATCCACACCACCCTGAATGACGCAAGCAAGCACCTCATCAACAGGGAGCGCCTGGAAAAGATGAAAAAGACAGCGTTTCTGATAAACACTGCAAGGGGCGCGGTGGTAAACGAGCGCGATCTCGTTAGCGCATTGAAAAAAGGCACCATAGCCGGCGCGGGCCTTGACGTGTTTGAAAAAGAGCCGCTGGGGAAAAGCCCGCTTGTTGCCATGAAAAATGTCGTGCTTCTCCCGCATATCGGGAGCGCCGACCGCATGACGAGGTCAAGGATGGCAGAGGTCGCCGCAAAGAGCATCCTCGACGTCCTTGCGGCAGGAAAAGAGCCGGACCCAAAATTCCTAGTGAACCCGCAGGCCCGGCGCTAG
- a CDS encoding acyltransferase → MAKPKKVYKNAAGVRNNVDKTAKIGRNTRIWHFAYVGAKTVVGDNVKIGSLAHVDYGVKIGNNVKIEGMVYIPPLTVIGNDVFIGPGATFTNDPYPMSPKMVGVVVEDGAIIGARSVVRPGVRIGKNSVVAMGSVVTRDVPAETVVMGVPARIAYTRQDYDRKKKEWEESSP, encoded by the coding sequence ATGGCCAAGCCCAAAAAAGTCTACAAAAACGCCGCCGGCGTCAGGAACAACGTCGACAAGACAGCGAAAATAGGCAGGAACACCCGGATATGGCACTTTGCGTACGTTGGCGCCAAGACCGTAGTGGGCGACAACGTCAAGATAGGCTCGCTTGCCCACGTCGATTATGGCGTCAAGATTGGAAACAACGTCAAGATTGAGGGCATGGTGTACATCCCGCCGCTCACCGTTATTGGAAACGACGTCTTCATCGGCCCCGGCGCGACCTTTACCAACGATCCCTACCCGATGAGCCCCAAGATGGTCGGAGTTGTGGTGGAAGACGGGGCGATAATCGGCGCGCGTTCTGTGGTAAGGCCGGGCGTGCGCATAGGCAAGAACAGCGTGGTTGCGATGGGCTCTGTGGTGACAAGGGACGTGCCTGCCGAAACGGTGGTGATGGGCGTCCCTGCAAGAATAGCGTACACGCGGCAGGACTATGACCGCAAAAAGAAAGAGTGGGAAGAGTCGTCGCCCTAG
- a CDS encoding Trm112 family protein, translating into MKRSMLDILACPIDKHYPLELVEIEAAGDEVREGVLACTKCGRYYPIMEEIPVMLPDELRNKERDMGFLRKWQVKIPEKILRQGNPWHL; encoded by the coding sequence ATGAAGCGCTCGATGCTTGACATACTGGCGTGCCCGATAGACAAGCACTATCCGCTAGAGCTTGTCGAGATCGAGGCTGCCGGCGACGAGGTGAGAGAAGGCGTGCTTGCCTGTACAAAATGCGGGCGGTACTACCCGATAATGGAAGAGATTCCAGTCATGCTGCCGGATGAACTGCGCAACAAAGAGCGCGACATGGGCTTTTTGCGCAAGTGGCAGGTCAAGATCCCCGAGAAAATCTTAAGGCAAGGAAACCCGTGGCATCTATAG
- a CDS encoding Gfo/Idh/MocA family protein produces the protein MVDNSNNNNSRIAVIGVGGWGKNHARVLGELGVLGAVCDFDAARAKEISAKHGATPYSSVDDMLAQERLDACLVCTPTRTHSAVAKKVIDRGLHAFVEKPLSFSSQECDEMTELARKKRVTLTCGYIERFNPAVSETKKMIADKKCGDLLMLEFHRENRMPPKIKDVGIIFDTAVHDIDTAMFLFDARPNVVFARAGRHVHEFEDFATLMLGFANQRVAIISVNWLTPKKVRTFSAVCTDGIISGNFISQEIKIDNAGETVTPRMPFQEPLTLELRNFIAAVQGKENSAVPARDATNVTKVAEAALLSSDTGSPIYLDLK, from the coding sequence ATGGTAGATAACAGCAATAACAACAATTCAAGAATAGCGGTAATAGGAGTGGGGGGATGGGGCAAGAATCACGCCCGCGTCCTTGGCGAACTTGGGGTCCTTGGCGCGGTATGCGATTTTGACGCTGCCAGGGCAAAAGAGATCTCTGCCAAGCACGGCGCAACGCCATATTCGTCGGTGGACGACATGCTTGCGCAGGAGCGCCTTGACGCCTGCCTTGTCTGCACGCCGACCAGGACGCATTCTGCAGTGGCCAAGAAGGTCATCGACCGGGGCCTGCACGCGTTCGTGGAAAAGCCGCTCTCGTTTTCATCGCAAGAGTGCGACGAGATGACAGAGCTTGCCCGGAAAAAGCGCGTCACTCTGACGTGCGGCTACATCGAGCGCTTTAACCCCGCTGTGAGCGAGACGAAAAAGATGATAGCCGACAAAAAGTGCGGCGACCTCCTCATGCTGGAGTTCCACCGCGAAAACCGCATGCCGCCAAAGATAAAGGACGTGGGCATCATATTTGACACGGCAGTTCACGACATCGACACGGCAATGTTCCTCTTTGACGCAAGGCCAAACGTCGTCTTTGCAAGGGCAGGCAGGCACGTGCACGAGTTTGAAGACTTTGCGACTCTGATGTTGGGCTTTGCAAACCAGCGGGTCGCAATAATATCCGTAAACTGGCTCACGCCAAAGAAGGTGCGCACGTTCAGCGCGGTGTGCACGGACGGCATAATCTCTGGCAACTTTATCTCGCAAGAGATCAAAATCGACAACGCCGGCGAAACAGTCACGCCGAGGATGCCATTTCAAGAGCCGCTGACCTTGGAGCTGAGGAACTTTATCGCCGCAGTGCAAGGAAAAGAAAATTCTGCCGTCCCTGCACGGGACGCCACGAACGTCACCAAGGTGGCAGAAGCGGCACTTTTATCAAGCGACACCGGCTCTCCAATATACCTGGATCTGAAATAG
- a CDS encoding branched-chain amino acid transaminase, with the protein MKEKGAEFIWFDGKFVKWEDAKVPVFTHALHYGTAVFEGIRGYSSKDNVFVFRLKEHMERLHRSANVYSLTVKHSAKELSDATVELLKKNKMRESVYIRPLTFVGMHGIDLNVTKDSPTHTIIVAFPFAKYFKGDGLKARVSSWRRISDQTTPPLAKAAGNYLNSVLATQECRRDGYDESILLDVAGNVSEASGENIFLVRNGNIYTPYFADSALEGITRESAITMARGMGYTVTERPIPRAELYMADEIFLTGTAAEIVPVTSVDGHTIGTGKEGPVSKSIRQTYEKVVTGGVKEYTDWLTPVW; encoded by the coding sequence ATGAAGGAAAAGGGCGCCGAGTTCATCTGGTTTGACGGCAAGTTTGTCAAGTGGGAAGACGCCAAGGTCCCCGTCTTTACGCATGCGCTGCACTACGGCACTGCCGTCTTCGAGGGCATCCGCGGCTACAGCTCCAAGGACAACGTGTTTGTCTTTCGCTTGAAGGAGCACATGGAGCGCCTCCACCGCTCGGCAAACGTTTACTCGCTTACGGTCAAGCACTCTGCAAAGGAGCTGAGCGACGCAACTGTCGAGCTCTTGAAAAAAAACAAGATGAGGGAATCTGTCTACATACGCCCGCTCACGTTCGTGGGCATGCACGGAATAGACCTCAATGTTACCAAGGACTCGCCGACCCACACAATCATAGTCGCGTTCCCGTTTGCAAAATACTTCAAGGGCGACGGCCTAAAGGCCCGCGTCTCGTCGTGGAGGCGCATAAGCGACCAGACGACGCCCCCGCTTGCCAAGGCGGCGGGCAACTACCTCAACTCGGTGCTTGCCACGCAGGAATGCCGGAGGGACGGCTATGACGAGTCGATACTGCTTGACGTCGCCGGCAACGTGAGCGAGGCCTCTGGCGAGAACATCTTCCTCGTCCGAAACGGCAACATCTACACGCCGTATTTTGCCGATTCTGCTCTTGAAGGCATCACCCGCGAGTCTGCCATCACCATGGCAAGGGGGATGGGATACACCGTCACCGAGCGCCCGATACCCCGGGCAGAGCTCTACATGGCCGACGAGATCTTTCTCACCGGGACAGCCGCCGAGATAGTCCCTGTCACGAGCGTCGACGGCCACACGATAGGCACCGGCAAGGAAGGGCCCGTGTCAAAGAGCATAAGACAAACATACGAGAAGGTTGTAACCGGTGGCGTTAAAGAGTACACGGACTGGTTAACACCTGTATGGTAG
- a CDS encoding AlbA family DNA/RNA-binding protein — MSEAQPSTPQNSSAPQGSRDGPHDTIYIGKKPLMAYVTSTLIQLANQPKVTIKARGLSIGRAVDVSQITIKRMESAGYKIGDVRIGSETVKSEDGRTRNVSTIEIEIRKD; from the coding sequence ATGTCTGAAGCACAACCAAGCACACCACAGAATTCAAGCGCTCCACAGGGTTCAAGGGATGGACCACATGACACAATCTACATCGGCAAAAAACCGCTCATGGCATACGTCACCTCGACGCTCATCCAGCTGGCAAACCAGCCGAAGGTGACGATCAAGGCAAGGGGGTTGAGCATTGGCAGGGCTGTAGACGTGTCGCAGATCACGATCAAGAGGATGGAAAGCGCGGGCTACAAGATAGGTGACGTAAGGATTGGTTCTGAGACTGTCAAGTCAGAGGACGGAAGGACGCGCAACGTCTCGACGATTGAAATCGAGATCAGAAAGGACTGA
- a CDS encoding Lrp/AsnC family transcriptional regulator, which yields MSQQSDQVNKLVLDDLDIGIIKEMIKDAEVKSTFLASKYDSPLSTIQRRRAKLEHTILKKKYYINISMFHWRRADLMISVDGDCGEAVSELLRSFGKNIISTSLRIGDPQANIVAAVFYKDSRELLNLMDGIRSINSVRCVKWSEVVRDFGPTDAGIETILSSQT from the coding sequence GTGTCACAACAGTCCGATCAGGTAAACAAACTTGTGCTAGATGACCTCGATATTGGCATAATCAAGGAAATGATAAAGGATGCCGAAGTCAAGAGCACATTTCTTGCAAGCAAGTACGACAGCCCGCTTTCAACTATCCAGAGAAGGCGGGCCAAGCTCGAACACACGATACTGAAAAAGAAATACTACATAAACATAAGCATGTTTCACTGGCGAAGGGCCGACCTGATGATCTCTGTCGACGGGGATTGCGGAGAGGCGGTCTCTGAGCTTTTGCGCAGCTTTGGCAAGAACATCATCAGCACGTCATTGAGAATCGGCGACCCTCAGGCAAATATCGTGGCCGCCGTCTTTTACAAAGACTCGCGGGAGCTGCTCAACCTGATGGACGGGATAAGATCTATCAATTCTGTAAGGTGCGTGAAATGGTCAGAGGTTGTAAGGGACTTTGGGCCGACCGACGCCGGCATCGAAACTATTCTGTCGTCACAGACTTGA
- a CDS encoding Lrp/AsnC family transcriptional regulator, translating to MVRIDELDLKIISLLVSGRDNKQISKELKVPLSTVQRRTRIILEKDIVKSKMEPNYKKLGYNKGMIHMSIKGSDVSVAAQKLAQIDGIVSVAVHLGTSDIVAEFVYSDSTDVLGTISKIWNIEGIDRVTWSQEVYAVPVHNKNIISMLP from the coding sequence GTGGTGCGAATAGACGAGTTAGATCTCAAGATAATCAGCCTGCTGGTATCCGGGCGCGACAATAAACAAATCTCAAAAGAGCTGAAGGTGCCATTGAGCACGGTCCAGCGCAGGACAAGGATAATACTTGAAAAAGACATCGTCAAAAGCAAAATGGAGCCAAACTACAAAAAACTCGGCTACAACAAGGGGATGATCCACATGAGCATCAAAGGCAGCGACGTTTCTGTGGCTGCGCAAAAGCTTGCGCAAATCGATGGGATCGTTTCAGTCGCAGTCCACCTGGGAACCTCTGACATAGTGGCAGAATTTGTCTATAGTGACAGCACTGATGTTCTTGGAACCATCTCCAAAATATGGAATATCGAAGGCATAGACCGCGTCACGTGGTCACAAGAAGTATACGCCGTTCCTGTTCACAACAAGAACATAATTTCCATGTTGCCGTAG